Proteins from a single region of Nocardiopsis dassonvillei subsp. dassonvillei DSM 43111:
- a CDS encoding DoxX family protein: protein MQRARPYPRPRISRGRLYDVVAALVRVGVGWMFTEYGLALRGREAAVAAHLDAVGLGVLSPVAGTLPALLVALSIAFAVGLLTWLTGPLLAVAAVLGALTAGSPGLAPLSSWGTTSLVTAVCVLMAVSGGRWSWDHLVLSPRVGVRHRKHRRHPSATRGKDGGVSSRLPEHAPPLLYPVEQAVLRRPYRL, encoded by the coding sequence ATGCAGCGCGCCAGGCCGTACCCGCGGCCACGGATCTCCCGGGGACGCCTCTACGACGTCGTCGCCGCCCTCGTCCGGGTGGGCGTCGGGTGGATGTTCACCGAGTACGGGCTCGCGCTGCGCGGCCGGGAGGCCGCGGTCGCCGCACACCTGGACGCCGTCGGACTGGGCGTACTGTCCCCGGTGGCCGGGACGCTGCCCGCCCTGCTCGTCGCGCTCTCGATCGCCTTCGCCGTGGGCCTGCTCACATGGCTGACCGGCCCCCTGCTCGCCGTCGCGGCCGTGCTCGGCGCCCTCACGGCGGGATCGCCCGGCCTGGCGCCCCTCTCCTCGTGGGGAACGACGTCGCTGGTCACGGCGGTGTGCGTACTGATGGCCGTGAGCGGCGGACGCTGGTCATGGGACCACCTCGTCCTCTCACCGCGCGTCGGCGTGCGACACCGGAAACACCGCCGTCACCCGTCCGCGACCCGAGGGAAGGACGGCGGCGTTTCCTCGCGTCTCCCCGAACACGCCCCGCCACTGCTCTATCCTGTGGAGCAGGCCGTGCTTCGGCGGCCGTATCGACTGTGA
- a CDS encoding ribonuclease HII → MPTTSTPSPPPAAPTYELEDELRSSGARVVAGVDEVGRGAWAGPLLVCAAVPGEGAPPPGLTDSKRLTPKRRREIADQLRPWVADHAFGWSSPEEIDEVGMTEALHRASRRALDALSPRPDAVILDGRHDFIGRPWRVRTCVKGDLACVSVAAAAILAKVRRDALMAELAADHPGYGFERAAGYPSPVHRAALAESGPTPHHRMSWSYLDDLPRWKHLRRVRPASGGQLPLL, encoded by the coding sequence GTGCCGACCACATCCACTCCCTCCCCGCCGCCCGCCGCACCCACCTACGAGCTGGAGGACGAGCTCCGCTCCTCCGGCGCGCGGGTGGTCGCCGGGGTGGACGAGGTGGGCCGCGGCGCCTGGGCCGGGCCGCTCCTGGTCTGCGCCGCCGTCCCCGGCGAGGGCGCCCCGCCCCCCGGGCTGACCGACTCCAAGCGCCTGACCCCCAAACGCCGCCGGGAGATCGCCGACCAGCTGCGCCCCTGGGTCGCCGACCACGCCTTCGGCTGGTCCTCCCCCGAGGAGATCGACGAGGTCGGCATGACCGAGGCGCTGCACCGGGCCTCCCGCCGCGCCCTGGACGCGCTCTCCCCCCGGCCCGACGCCGTCATCCTCGACGGCAGGCACGACTTCATCGGCCGCCCCTGGAGGGTGCGCACCTGCGTCAAGGGCGATCTGGCCTGCGTCAGCGTCGCCGCCGCCGCGATCCTGGCCAAGGTCCGCCGCGACGCCCTCATGGCCGAGCTGGCCGCCGACCATCCGGGCTACGGGTTCGAGCGGGCCGCCGGGTACCCCTCGCCCGTGCACCGCGCCGCCCTGGCCGAGTCCGGGCCCACCCCGCACCACCGCATGAGCTGGTCCTACCTCGACGACCTGCCCCGATGGAAGCACCTGCGCAGGGTCCGCCCCGCTTCCGGCGGGCAGCTCCCCCTGCTGTGA
- a CDS encoding nucleotidyltransferase family protein codes for MTAAPTSSASPVTQALILAGGQATRLRPYTDTRPKAMVEVAGRPIIDYQLEWLAGHGVEHVVVSCGYKAEVLREHLEAREGGPRVTLLVEDEPLGRGGALRFASTGLHDPEAPYFALNGDVLTWFPLDEMTAHHRERGGLATLALAQFRTTWGIVDVDDQDRIEGFTQSPLLPVWINAGVYLFEPGITPLLPTKGDHESSTFPDLAEEGRLAAYRIDGFWRGVDTAKDVKEAGEQITAMREGA; via the coding sequence ATGACCGCTGCACCCACTTCCTCCGCGTCTCCCGTCACCCAGGCGCTCATCCTCGCCGGCGGCCAGGCCACCCGGCTGCGGCCCTACACCGACACCCGCCCCAAGGCGATGGTGGAGGTGGCGGGACGGCCCATCATCGACTACCAGCTGGAGTGGCTCGCCGGCCACGGCGTCGAACACGTCGTCGTCTCCTGCGGCTACAAGGCCGAGGTCCTGCGCGAGCACCTGGAGGCCCGCGAGGGCGGCCCGCGGGTCACGCTCCTGGTCGAGGACGAGCCGCTCGGCCGCGGCGGGGCCCTGCGCTTCGCCTCCACCGGCCTGCACGACCCGGAGGCCCCCTACTTCGCGCTCAACGGCGACGTGCTCACCTGGTTCCCCCTGGACGAGATGACCGCCCACCACCGGGAGCGGGGCGGCCTGGCCACCCTGGCCCTGGCCCAGTTCCGCACGACCTGGGGCATCGTGGACGTGGACGACCAGGACCGGATCGAGGGCTTCACCCAGAGCCCGCTGCTGCCGGTGTGGATCAACGCCGGCGTGTACCTGTTCGAGCCGGGCATCACCCCGCTGCTGCCCACCAAGGGCGACCACGAGTCCTCCACCTTCCCCGACCTGGCCGAGGAGGGGCGCCTGGCCGCCTACCGCATCGACGGCTTCTGGCGCGGCGTGGACACCGCCAAGGACGTCAAGGAGGCGGGGGAGCAGATCACCGCCATGCGCGAGGGCGCCTGA
- a CDS encoding AAA family ATPase produces MTREMRSTAAAEPGRASGLDRMRALYHRIPLGRRLASALVPLTVVAVVAFVTGVSVFGAVTAALVLLMVLAALMRSVDAFATVMVCVLWLAVAVPLFQIPLTGEPVTLLVLPLPPLVVLAAGRAREFPVWHTTVLSLTAGLIAGFSLALVGLVVEPFAASWGIALLYAAAGACLLWRLSASRQIHRESEANRRETAKSMPVSRRNGGAGPANAPGGRDGADGRTRPLRARTGSGSRGASSADSDDEPVPVDQALAELEDMVGLDPVKQQVRGIAASIEAARLRADAGFPVERPLRHLVFSGPPGTGKTSVARTLATIFHSFGLLPTSRVVEAQRADLVGEYLGATAIRTNELIDRALGGVLFVDEAYSLVNEGDGQADRFGNEAVQTLLKRAEDDRDQLVVVLAGYEKEMDAFLASNPGLASRFATRISFPSYTADELFRIAESLVHQRGDILDGEAAQALRRRFDQVVQREVVDELGNGRFARSVVEKAAQARDVRVVTAGVDGAEPAPRPEAEDLITVRASDVEAAHRELTSRLPGFGEAPGIGEALAELDAMIGLEPVKEQVRSIVAQLRVAKLREEQGLLNQAPMRHFVFSGPPGTGKTTVARVLGRVFAALGLLGRADVVEAQRADLVGEHLGATAVKTNRLVDRALGGVLFVDEAYSLVNPGYSGGDAFGSEAIQTLLKRAEDDRSRLVVVLAGYPAEMERFLASNAGLSSRFNVRVRFPSYTADELTEIAETVAARTGDAFDDTAREDLRSIFAHVCEAGWIDELGNGRFARSLFEKACSHRDLRVSQELGEAATAAELTVLTSADVRKAYAEATQ; encoded by the coding sequence ATGACGCGTGAGATGCGCTCCACCGCCGCCGCGGAGCCGGGACGCGCCTCGGGACTCGACCGCATGCGCGCCCTCTACCACCGGATCCCCCTCGGCCGACGGCTCGCGTCCGCACTGGTCCCGCTGACCGTGGTCGCCGTCGTCGCGTTCGTCACGGGGGTCTCCGTCTTCGGCGCGGTCACCGCGGCCCTGGTCCTGCTCATGGTCCTGGCCGCCCTCATGCGCTCCGTCGACGCCTTCGCCACCGTCATGGTGTGCGTGCTCTGGCTCGCGGTGGCCGTTCCCCTCTTCCAGATCCCCCTCACCGGCGAACCCGTCACGCTGCTGGTCCTGCCCCTGCCCCCGCTCGTGGTCCTGGCCGCCGGGCGGGCGCGCGAGTTCCCCGTCTGGCACACCACCGTGCTCTCGCTGACCGCCGGGCTCATCGCCGGGTTCTCCCTGGCCCTGGTCGGGCTGGTCGTCGAGCCCTTCGCCGCCTCCTGGGGGATCGCCCTGCTCTACGCCGCCGCGGGCGCCTGCCTGCTGTGGCGGCTGTCGGCCTCGCGCCAGATCCACCGCGAGAGCGAGGCCAACCGGCGCGAGACGGCCAAGTCCATGCCCGTCTCGCGCCGCAACGGCGGCGCGGGCCCCGCGAACGCGCCCGGGGGCCGGGACGGAGCCGACGGCCGCACCCGGCCGCTGCGCGCACGCACCGGCAGCGGCTCCCGCGGGGCCTCCTCCGCCGACAGCGACGACGAGCCCGTCCCCGTCGACCAGGCCCTGGCCGAACTGGAGGACATGGTCGGCCTCGACCCGGTCAAACAGCAGGTGCGCGGGATCGCCGCCTCCATCGAGGCGGCCCGCCTGCGCGCCGACGCGGGCTTCCCCGTCGAGCGGCCCCTGCGCCACCTGGTCTTCTCCGGCCCGCCCGGCACCGGCAAGACCAGCGTCGCCCGCACCCTGGCCACCATCTTCCACTCCTTCGGGCTGCTGCCCACCTCCCGCGTGGTCGAGGCCCAGCGGGCCGACCTCGTGGGGGAGTACCTGGGCGCGACCGCCATCAGGACCAACGAGCTCATCGACCGGGCGCTGGGCGGCGTGCTGTTCGTGGACGAGGCCTACTCCCTGGTCAACGAGGGCGACGGCCAGGCCGACCGGTTCGGCAACGAGGCCGTGCAGACCCTGCTCAAGCGCGCCGAGGACGACCGCGACCAGCTCGTCGTCGTCCTGGCCGGGTACGAGAAGGAGATGGACGCCTTCCTGGCCTCCAACCCCGGTCTGGCCTCGCGCTTCGCCACCCGCATCAGCTTCCCCAGCTACACCGCCGACGAGCTGTTCCGCATCGCCGAGTCCCTCGTCCACCAGCGCGGCGACATCCTCGACGGGGAAGCCGCCCAGGCGCTGCGGCGAAGGTTCGACCAGGTGGTCCAGCGCGAGGTGGTCGACGAGCTCGGCAACGGCCGCTTCGCCCGCTCGGTGGTGGAGAAGGCCGCCCAGGCCCGCGACGTGCGCGTGGTCACCGCCGGGGTGGACGGCGCCGAGCCCGCGCCCCGGCCCGAGGCCGAGGACCTCATCACCGTCCGCGCCTCGGACGTGGAGGCCGCCCACCGGGAGCTGACCTCGCGCCTGCCCGGTTTCGGGGAGGCGCCCGGCATCGGGGAGGCACTGGCCGAGCTGGACGCCATGATCGGTCTGGAGCCGGTCAAGGAGCAGGTCCGCTCCATCGTGGCCCAGCTGCGGGTGGCCAAGCTCCGCGAGGAGCAGGGGCTGCTCAACCAGGCGCCCATGCGGCACTTCGTGTTCTCCGGTCCGCCCGGTACCGGCAAGACCACCGTCGCCCGCGTGCTCGGCCGGGTCTTCGCGGCGCTGGGACTGCTCGGCCGCGCCGACGTGGTCGAGGCCCAGCGCGCCGACCTGGTCGGCGAGCACCTGGGCGCCACGGCGGTCAAGACCAACCGGCTCGTGGACCGGGCGCTGGGCGGCGTGCTGTTCGTGGACGAGGCCTACTCCCTGGTCAACCCCGGCTACAGCGGCGGCGACGCCTTCGGCTCCGAGGCCATCCAGACCCTGCTCAAGCGGGCCGAGGACGACCGGTCCCGGCTCGTGGTCGTGCTCGCGGGCTACCCGGCGGAGATGGAGCGTTTCCTGGCCTCCAACGCCGGACTGTCCTCGCGGTTCAACGTGCGGGTGCGCTTCCCCTCCTACACCGCCGACGAGCTCACCGAGATCGCCGAGACCGTGGCCGCCCGCACCGGTGACGCCTTCGACGACACCGCGCGCGAGGACCTGCGCAGCATCTTCGCGCACGTGTGCGAGGCCGGGTGGATCGACGAGCTCGGCAACGGCCGCTTCGCCCGCTCCCTGTTCGAGAAGGCGTGCTCCCACCGCGACCTGCGCGTGTCCCAGGAGCTGGGCGAGGCCGCGACCGCCGCCGAACTCACCGTCCTGACCAGCGCCGACGTCCGCAAGGCCTACGCCGAGGCGACGCAGTAG
- a CDS encoding tyrosine-protein phosphatase codes for MGIVTKVTNDGFLLSSAPNFRDLGGHRTASGRTVRSGLVYRSDALHAIAADELPVYNGLGIRQLVDLRTPHERETLPDVVPEGAEYAVVAVQDPEASGANFSLALADPEKARLMFADGAAERFMHGVYRELVTDAEALAGYRELVERVARGPAALVFHCSAGKDRTGWGAALLLGLLGVDREAVVADYLASNERQANTDEWMRRLARHSALEWEEVVPMTRVRAEYLETAFAHVDEVHGSFDAYVTEGLKLSDATVEQLRERMLE; via the coding sequence ATGGGTATCGTCACCAAGGTGACGAACGACGGTTTCCTCCTCTCCAGCGCCCCCAACTTCCGCGACCTCGGCGGGCACCGCACCGCCTCGGGCCGCACGGTCCGCAGCGGGCTCGTGTACCGCTCCGACGCCCTGCACGCGATCGCCGCGGACGAGCTGCCCGTCTACAACGGCCTGGGCATCCGCCAGCTCGTCGACCTGCGCACCCCGCACGAGCGCGAGACCCTCCCCGACGTCGTCCCCGAGGGCGCCGAGTACGCGGTCGTGGCCGTGCAGGACCCCGAGGCGTCCGGTGCCAACTTCTCCCTGGCCCTGGCCGACCCCGAGAAGGCCCGCCTCATGTTCGCCGACGGCGCCGCCGAGCGCTTCATGCACGGCGTCTACCGCGAGCTCGTGACCGACGCCGAGGCGCTCGCCGGGTATCGCGAGCTGGTCGAGCGGGTGGCCCGGGGCCCGGCGGCCCTGGTCTTCCACTGCAGCGCGGGCAAGGACCGCACCGGCTGGGGCGCCGCCCTGCTGCTCGGCCTGCTGGGCGTGGACCGCGAGGCCGTGGTCGCCGACTACCTGGCCAGCAACGAGCGCCAGGCCAACACCGACGAGTGGATGCGCAGGCTCGCCCGGCACAGCGCCCTGGAGTGGGAGGAGGTCGTGCCCATGACGCGGGTGCGCGCCGAGTACCTGGAGACCGCCTTCGCCCACGTGGACGAGGTCCACGGCTCCTTCGACGCCTACGTCACCGAGGGCCTCAAGCTCTCCGACGCCACCGTCGAGCAGCTGCGCGAGC
- a CDS encoding SPFH domain-containing protein, with product MSFAQTVRGAAGAVAQGGDPRQAVSDALQQATEGGGLDPRDFVAAREQGDSVGTRIEQKSTSLNNAGEAINRSYYERGDGGPVHVICPMVIPRGRTFVTMLPAIALVALGVLGAVTVLVPQAVSGGNPLLNPVFGVHYWLITIAVAVFMWWRQGMVMVPEGCEAIVTRFGKMENVFQAGRVTLFNPWKRVSYIVNTTREYPFNAPIRSAPTKSGVQASIDLFVQFRIVNATDFVYTLGGVNGFQEKLNNAISETTRSLIYEQQASAIYDMVGDNTQSLVEQLNRQFSGIVELTSANITHAEPSNQEYRMDLAAPEMVRVAKDAYTFEYELQLRKEQNEGDLNKELATLNETLSAIQADIAQYQAQMDTALERETNRARSLAHQRFVEAQSEANANAALLQAQALDIRAVSAADAPEILNYRFRETLLDKLEAVADSLPQVLRIGSGDAASVDYLRIAQEIIGQADTALFSQEDMDALRSRLGDIRGRIAEREQEISALVREAGGPRAEPGRGEDPGEELVEEIRQSVSEQAIDERMSEAPQAPQASQAPQGSQEPHGRHEAPREQDPAGPPVDAPPPSDAPHRSLEDPPPPPWSRGTQGFGPDEGGQ from the coding sequence ATGTCGTTCGCGCAGACCGTGCGCGGCGCGGCCGGTGCCGTCGCCCAGGGGGGCGATCCGCGCCAGGCGGTGTCCGACGCGCTGCAACAGGCCACCGAGGGCGGTGGCCTCGACCCCCGGGACTTCGTCGCCGCCCGTGAACAGGGTGACTCCGTCGGCACCCGCATCGAGCAGAAGAGCACCTCCCTCAACAACGCGGGCGAGGCGATCAACCGCAGCTACTACGAGCGCGGCGACGGCGGGCCGGTCCACGTCATCTGCCCCATGGTCATCCCCCGCGGACGCACCTTCGTGACGATGCTCCCGGCCATCGCGCTGGTGGCCCTCGGTGTGCTGGGCGCCGTCACCGTCCTGGTCCCCCAGGCGGTCAGCGGTGGCAACCCCCTGCTCAACCCCGTCTTCGGCGTCCACTACTGGCTGATCACCATCGCGGTGGCCGTGTTCATGTGGTGGCGCCAGGGCATGGTGATGGTGCCGGAGGGCTGTGAGGCCATCGTCACCCGCTTCGGCAAGATGGAGAACGTCTTCCAGGCCGGGCGGGTCACGCTCTTCAACCCCTGGAAGCGCGTCTCCTACATCGTCAACACCACCCGCGAGTACCCCTTCAACGCGCCGATCCGCTCGGCGCCCACCAAGAGCGGCGTGCAGGCCTCCATCGACCTGTTCGTGCAGTTCAGGATCGTCAACGCCACCGACTTCGTCTACACGCTGGGCGGTGTCAACGGCTTCCAGGAGAAGCTCAACAACGCGATCAGCGAGACCACGCGGAGCCTCATCTACGAGCAGCAGGCCTCGGCCATCTACGACATGGTGGGTGACAACACCCAGAGCCTGGTGGAGCAGCTCAACCGCCAGTTCAGCGGGATCGTGGAGCTGACCAGCGCCAACATCACCCACGCCGAGCCCTCCAACCAGGAGTACCGGATGGACCTGGCGGCGCCGGAGATGGTCCGCGTCGCCAAGGACGCCTACACCTTCGAGTACGAGCTCCAGCTGCGCAAGGAGCAGAACGAGGGCGACCTGAACAAGGAGCTGGCGACCCTCAACGAGACCCTGTCCGCGATCCAGGCCGACATCGCCCAGTACCAGGCGCAGATGGACACCGCCCTGGAGCGCGAGACCAACCGGGCCCGCTCCCTGGCCCACCAGCGCTTCGTCGAGGCCCAGTCCGAGGCCAACGCCAACGCGGCCCTGTTGCAGGCCCAGGCCCTGGACATCCGCGCGGTGAGCGCCGCCGACGCCCCCGAGATCCTCAACTACCGCTTCCGCGAGACCCTCCTGGACAAGCTGGAGGCGGTGGCCGACAGCCTCCCGCAGGTCCTGCGGATCGGGTCGGGCGACGCCGCCAGCGTCGACTACCTGCGCATCGCCCAGGAGATCATCGGCCAGGCCGACACCGCCCTGTTCTCGCAGGAGGACATGGACGCCCTCCGCTCCCGCCTCGGCGACATCCGGGGCCGCATAGCCGAGCGCGAGCAGGAGATCAGCGCTCTGGTGCGTGAGGCCGGCGGCCCCAGGGCCGAGCCGGGCCGGGGCGAGGACCCGGGGGAGGAGCTGGTGGAGGAGATCCGCCAGTCCGTCTCCGAGCAGGCCATCGACGAGCGCATGTCCGAGGCACCCCAGGCGCCCCAGGCATCTCAGGCACCCCAGGGGTCCCAGGAGCCGCACGGTCGGCACGAGGCCCCGCGGGAGCAGGACCCCGCCGGGCCGCCGGTCGACGCGCCGCCGCCCTCGGACGCCCCCCACCGGTCCCTGGAGGACCCGCCCCCGCCGCCGTGGTCGCGCGGCACCCAGGGCTTCGGCCCCGACGAGGGAGGTCAGTAG
- a CDS encoding SPFH domain-containing protein — MSLSVNAGGGSSIKESLASWGDLAGLLRGGDQGAIVPVVIPRDNRGLRWTVLVWFGLFALCSALMMALNASAGGFVLGVAYVVLAVPTLIVGVLSIVVAGLWWWRSSIIEIEEGTHGILTKYGAIVKPIGPGRHYLWHPWSRVDFVVDTRTEIPYTAPVLACPTRENVPLKSIEFFLKFQITDPIRFVTIIGASNFDLVLSSAVQDAIRQRSRLVNTESAYDLRGSNVEDMRRLLNGQLEKYGVRITGCNIPDVQLPSQYQQHLSTRERVAKELVAYEQEWELTRKRRIDTLLMDIERSKKTRDAKIVEVNASLNKARKDVAQMLEEQETEAQRVRYEIETRGRADLVAAENEAKAQERLATAYRDNRAVLEYELARRRLDVGATLAGRAPRPVVVQTEAGAGDGSALSTLLTAQLLPQVMDGRGARTPLGGSGGSGGAREVLDSAQGAVAAAAERQQQLADEYQRQQGAAMREQFERGEGYGGQGRR; from the coding sequence ATGAGCCTGTCAGTGAACGCCGGAGGCGGCTCCAGCATCAAGGAGTCCCTCGCCTCGTGGGGCGACCTGGCCGGTCTGCTGCGCGGCGGGGACCAGGGCGCGATCGTCCCCGTGGTCATCCCGCGCGACAACCGGGGCCTGCGGTGGACCGTCCTGGTCTGGTTCGGCCTGTTCGCCCTGTGCTCGGCGCTGATGATGGCCCTCAACGCCTCGGCGGGCGGGTTCGTCCTCGGGGTCGCCTACGTCGTGCTGGCCGTGCCGACCCTGATCGTCGGCGTCCTCAGCATCGTCGTGGCGGGCCTGTGGTGGTGGCGCAGCTCGATCATCGAGATCGAGGAGGGCACGCACGGCATCCTCACCAAGTACGGCGCGATCGTGAAGCCGATCGGGCCGGGCCGCCACTACCTGTGGCACCCGTGGTCGCGGGTGGACTTCGTGGTGGACACCCGCACGGAGATCCCCTACACGGCGCCGGTCCTGGCCTGCCCCACGCGGGAGAACGTGCCGCTGAAGTCGATCGAGTTCTTCCTCAAGTTCCAGATCACCGACCCGATCCGGTTCGTGACGATCATCGGCGCGAGCAACTTCGACCTCGTGCTCTCCAGCGCGGTGCAGGACGCCATCCGCCAGCGCAGCCGCCTGGTCAACACCGAGTCCGCCTACGACCTGCGCGGTTCCAACGTCGAGGACATGCGCCGCCTGCTCAACGGGCAGCTGGAGAAGTACGGTGTGCGCATCACCGGCTGCAACATCCCCGACGTGCAGCTGCCCAGCCAGTACCAGCAGCACCTGTCCACCCGGGAGCGGGTGGCCAAGGAGCTGGTGGCCTACGAGCAGGAGTGGGAGCTGACGCGCAAGCGCCGGATCGATACCCTGCTGATGGACATCGAGCGCTCCAAGAAGACCCGTGACGCCAAGATCGTCGAGGTCAACGCCTCCCTCAACAAGGCGCGCAAGGACGTGGCGCAGATGCTGGAGGAGCAGGAGACCGAGGCGCAGCGGGTGCGCTACGAGATCGAGACGCGCGGGCGCGCCGACCTGGTGGCCGCCGAGAACGAGGCGAAGGCGCAGGAGCGCCTGGCCACGGCCTACCGGGACAACCGGGCGGTGCTGGAGTACGAGCTGGCCCGTCGCCGCCTGGACGTGGGCGCCACCCTGGCCGGGCGCGCCCCGCGTCCGGTGGTGGTGCAGACCGAGGCGGGCGCGGGGGACGGTTCGGCGCTGTCGACGCTGCTGACCGCGCAGCTGCTGCCCCAGGTGATGGACGGCCGGGGCGCGCGGACGCCGCTGGGCGGCTCGGGCGGCTCGGGCGGGGCCAGGGAGGTCCTGGACTCCGCGCAGGGAGCGGTCGCCGCGGCCGCCGAGCGCCAGCAGCAGCTGGCCGACGAGTACCAGCGCCAGCAGGGCGCCGCGATGCGCGAGCAGTTCGAGCGCGGAGAGGGGTACGGCGGGCAGGGGCGCCGCTGA